A genomic window from Leptospira fletcheri includes:
- a CDS encoding DUF1365 domain-containing protein has translation MGLNSKIVEAKVMHRRLLPKRNRFRYGIFTFQLDLDELDRLGNSLFLLGRNRRRLFSFNDSDHLNYGYSDIKENFLEYIRSQGVKEKIGKVVLVTNLRVFGYTFNPVSFYFAEDESGSPICAVAEVGNTFGEMKPYFLGKETLDRNGFRKTEGKYFYVSPFSNLDSVFDFRLSPPKDGELHVRIDTLEKGNTTIVTTYTGKARELNDLNLLWMFLKYPLVTLKIIGLIHWQAFKLYLYRVPFIRKKEGADLQIGVHLGKR, from the coding sequence ATGGGGTTGAACTCTAAAATCGTGGAAGCTAAGGTGATGCACCGTCGACTTCTTCCCAAGCGGAATCGATTCCGATACGGGATTTTTACGTTTCAACTCGATTTGGACGAACTCGATCGCTTGGGAAATTCCCTCTTTCTCCTGGGAAGAAACCGAAGGCGTTTGTTTTCCTTTAACGATTCCGATCATCTGAACTACGGTTATTCTGATATAAAGGAGAATTTTCTGGAGTATATCCGGAGCCAGGGAGTCAAAGAAAAGATAGGGAAGGTCGTCCTAGTGACGAACCTGCGGGTGTTCGGATACACTTTCAATCCCGTCTCCTTCTATTTTGCGGAGGATGAATCCGGTTCTCCCATCTGCGCGGTTGCGGAAGTGGGAAATACGTTCGGTGAAATGAAACCGTACTTTTTGGGAAAAGAGACGTTGGATCGGAACGGGTTTCGCAAGACGGAAGGGAAATATTTCTACGTATCTCCCTTTTCGAACTTGGATTCCGTCTTCGATTTTCGGCTTTCTCCTCCGAAAGACGGGGAGTTGCATGTACGTATAGACACCCTGGAAAAAGGAAACACGACCATAGTGACCACGTACACCGGAAAAGCGAGGGAACTAAACGATCTGAATTTGCTCTGGATGTTTCTGAAATATCCTCTAGTCACGTTGAAAATCATCGGGCTGATCCATTGGCAGGCGTTCAAATTGTATCTTTACAGAGTCCCTTTTATCCGAAAGAAGGAGGGCGCCGACCTACAGATAGGAGTTCACCTTGGAAAGCGATAA
- a CDS encoding NAD(P)/FAD-dependent oxidoreductase, producing the protein MKRSSQKKTDRRLAIVGTGIAGMGCAHFLKEEYELTVFDKADYIGGHSNTVFVDDGGERIPIDTGFIVFNHVTYPNLKRLFEELNVPTQKTSMSFSVQHVPEDLVFCGSGLNGLFAQRRNLFNGNFIRLLLNIQRFNSEAPSILEDRRYADYSLGRYVKEAGYHPDILKYYLVPMSSAVWSTPEDLMSEFPAISLVRFFLNHGFLGLNTQHQWYTVKGGSREYVKRLTAPISDSFRLKTLVSGVEVVSGKKVRLHLKGGKTETFDKVILATHGDVSLRILKKPSPLQKELLSQFEYQKNVATLHTDDSVMPRIKSAWSSWNYSMDRIDGRIRPHTIYWMNSLQEVSKKRNYYVSIGDPGKVDRRKIIKEIEYEHPLFHVGSLRAQQRLSELNRTGPLYFCGSYFRYGFHEDALWSAKNLSEALLGRKIWG; encoded by the coding sequence TTGAAGCGATCCTCCCAAAAGAAAACGGATCGGCGTTTAGCCATCGTCGGGACAGGCATCGCCGGAATGGGCTGCGCTCATTTTCTAAAAGAGGAGTACGAGCTTACCGTATTCGATAAGGCCGATTATATCGGAGGACATTCCAATACCGTCTTCGTGGACGATGGTGGAGAACGCATTCCAATCGATACCGGGTTCATCGTATTCAATCATGTGACGTATCCGAACCTGAAGCGGTTGTTCGAGGAACTGAACGTACCGACCCAAAAGACGAGTATGTCCTTTAGCGTGCAACACGTTCCGGAGGATCTGGTGTTCTGCGGTTCCGGGTTGAACGGTCTTTTTGCTCAAAGGAGAAATCTATTTAATGGAAATTTTATTCGTTTATTGTTGAATATTCAGAGATTTAATTCGGAAGCCCCTTCGATACTCGAGGATCGCCGGTACGCGGATTACTCCCTGGGAAGATATGTGAAGGAAGCGGGATATCATCCGGATATTCTAAAATACTATCTGGTGCCTATGAGTTCCGCGGTTTGGTCGACTCCGGAGGACTTGATGTCCGAGTTTCCGGCTATCTCCTTGGTAAGATTTTTTCTGAACCACGGATTTCTCGGCTTGAACACGCAACATCAATGGTACACCGTAAAAGGGGGCTCCCGGGAATACGTAAAGCGTCTCACGGCTCCCATCTCCGATTCGTTCCGACTCAAGACTCTAGTTTCTGGAGTGGAAGTCGTTTCGGGAAAAAAAGTCAGACTCCATTTAAAAGGCGGAAAGACGGAGACCTTCGACAAAGTGATTCTGGCCACCCACGGCGACGTCTCCTTGCGGATATTAAAAAAACCTTCCCCTTTACAAAAGGAATTACTCTCTCAATTCGAGTACCAAAAAAACGTGGCGACTCTTCATACCGACGATTCGGTCATGCCCAGGATCAAATCCGCGTGGTCTTCCTGGAATTACAGTATGGATCGGATCGACGGAAGGATCCGACCGCACACGATCTATTGGATGAACAGCCTACAGGAAGTTTCGAAAAAGAGGAATTACTACGTTTCCATCGGGGATCCGGGAAAGGTGGACCGGAGAAAAATCATAAAAGAGATCGAATACGAACATCCTTTGTTTCATGTCGGTTCTCTTCGGGCACAACAAAGACTTTCCGAATTGAATCGGACCGGCCCGTTGTATTTCTGCGGAAGTTATTTCCGCTACGGATTCCACGAGGACGCATTGTGGTCCGCCAAAAATCTTTCGGAAGCGCTTCTGGGAAGGAAGATATGGGGTTGA
- a CDS encoding YqaA family protein, translated as MDLDFTKFGSELIGSYGGLGLTLVSFAAATILPFSSEAALLLAIFSGMPSDKAVFWASVGNCSACLFNYGIGFWFRGKVQKKISESKLYALWASRIERRGIPVLLLSFLPIIGDPITILSGFFRQSLWIFVPIVFSLRILRYLLLSAGVFLGT; from the coding sequence TTGGACCTGGATTTTACGAAATTCGGATCGGAACTGATCGGTTCCTACGGCGGCTTGGGACTCACCCTGGTTTCCTTTGCGGCCGCGACGATATTGCCTTTTAGTTCCGAGGCCGCACTCCTTTTGGCGATTTTTTCCGGGATGCCTTCGGACAAGGCGGTGTTCTGGGCTTCCGTCGGAAATTGCAGCGCCTGCCTTTTCAATTACGGGATCGGTTTTTGGTTTCGCGGAAAAGTGCAGAAAAAGATCTCTGAGTCCAAGCTCTACGCCCTCTGGGCATCCAGGATCGAAAGACGCGGAATTCCCGTTTTGCTTCTTTCCTTTTTGCCGATCATCGGCGATCCGATCACGATACTTTCGGGCTTTTTCAGGCAGAGCCTTTGGATCTTCGTGCCGATCGTATTTTCCCTTAGAATATTAAGATATCTGCTTCTTTCGGCGGGTGTATTTCTGGGTACGTAA
- the pyrF gene encoding orotidine-5'-phosphate decarboxylase produces MDFYSKFVRRREDLGSLLCVGIDPDISKLPSSLDGNQDKLFLFSREIVDATADYAVAYKPNIAFFEAFGSQGISQFEKLIRHIKIHYPGIPIVADAKRGDLDNTARQYAAFFFKDLGVDSLTLSPYMGADTVRPFIEDSSKMVFLLCLTSNPDSAQFQKKTFSETGRRLYEEVAAVSESFSPRNVGLVVGATHPAEMGELRKSHLDRVFLIPGYGAQGASLNDVLAVCGENSLVNSSRSIIFSSPGSDFAEAAGKAAKKIAEEMRTLLKDKK; encoded by the coding sequence TTGGATTTTTATTCTAAATTCGTACGACGCAGAGAGGACTTAGGTTCTCTTTTGTGCGTCGGAATCGATCCGGATATTTCCAAGCTTCCTTCCTCTCTGGACGGAAACCAAGACAAGCTATTCTTATTCTCTAGAGAGATCGTGGATGCCACTGCGGATTATGCGGTCGCCTATAAGCCGAACATCGCGTTTTTCGAGGCATTCGGTTCCCAGGGAATCTCTCAATTCGAAAAATTGATCCGTCATATCAAGATCCATTATCCAGGGATTCCGATCGTTGCGGACGCAAAGAGGGGAGACCTGGACAACACGGCACGCCAATATGCCGCATTCTTTTTTAAGGATCTGGGAGTCGATTCATTGACGCTTTCCCCTTATATGGGTGCGGATACGGTCCGTCCTTTTATAGAGGATTCTTCTAAGATGGTATTTCTACTTTGTCTGACTTCTAATCCGGACTCGGCACAGTTCCAGAAGAAGACGTTCTCCGAAACCGGGAGAAGGTTGTACGAGGAAGTTGCGGCCGTAAGTGAATCCTTCTCTCCCAGAAACGTGGGCTTGGTAGTCGGAGCCACACATCCGGCCGAAATGGGGGAACTTAGAAAATCGCATTTGGACCGGGTCTTTTTGATTCCGGGTTACGGGGCGCAAGGAGCATCGTTAAACGACGTGCTGGCCGTATGTGGGGAAAACTCCCTGGTGAACTCCTCTAGAAGCATTATTTTTTCCTCTCCCGGGTCCGATTTTGCCGAAGCCGCCGGTAAGGCCGCGAAAAAGATCGCCGAAGAAATGCGGACCCTGCTGAAAGATAAGAAATGA
- the speE gene encoding polyamine aminopropyltransferase, giving the protein MELWLDEALELPNGRALKIKVKEFLHSRKTPFQQIDVFESQGFGRMFTLDGVVMMTEADEYAYHEMIVHVPMMSHPHPEKVLVIGGGDGGTVREVLKHPSVKEVHLCEIDKGVVDVCYEYFPGIANAMKDPRVKHVYADGAKYVEDYKEYFDVICVDSSDPVGPAEVLFKRPFYETMAASLKEGGICTTQAESFYYHGKVIRELFQFIPDIFRHCGYYFTVVPTYPSGIIGFSYCSKGPDPYQVEPDPKRVPKGLKYYSAEMHKAAFVLPPFAQEYIVRK; this is encoded by the coding sequence TTGGAACTTTGGCTGGACGAAGCGCTCGAACTACCGAACGGGCGCGCGCTCAAGATTAAGGTAAAGGAGTTCTTGCACAGTCGCAAGACCCCCTTCCAACAGATAGACGTATTCGAGTCCCAGGGCTTCGGTCGTATGTTCACCTTGGACGGTGTAGTCATGATGACCGAGGCGGACGAGTACGCGTATCACGAAATGATCGTCCATGTTCCGATGATGAGCCACCCCCATCCCGAGAAGGTCCTTGTGATCGGCGGAGGGGATGGAGGAACGGTTCGCGAAGTGCTGAAACATCCTTCCGTCAAGGAAGTACACCTCTGCGAGATCGATAAGGGCGTCGTGGACGTCTGCTACGAATATTTTCCCGGGATCGCGAATGCGATGAAAGATCCTCGGGTCAAGCACGTGTATGCGGACGGAGCCAAATACGTTGAGGATTACAAAGAATACTTCGACGTAATCTGCGTGGATTCCTCCGACCCGGTGGGACCGGCGGAAGTGCTCTTTAAAAGGCCTTTCTACGAGACCATGGCGGCTTCCCTGAAAGAAGGCGGAATCTGTACGACTCAGGCGGAAAGTTTTTACTATCACGGAAAAGTGATCCGGGAATTGTTTCAGTTCATTCCCGATATTTTCCGGCATTGTGGGTATTACTTTACGGTCGTTCCTACTTATCCTTCCGGAATCATAGGATTTAGCTATTGTTCCAAAGGACCGGATCCTTATCAGGTAGAACCGGATCCGAAACGGGTTCCCAAGGGATTAAAATACTATTCCGCGGAGATGCATAAAGCGGCCTTTGTTCTCCCGCCTTTCGCGCAGGAATACATCGTCCGTAAGTAG
- a CDS encoding S-adenosylmethionine decarboxylase, producing MNLEIKETSKIVSRFSYLRNSIELSQTNAGETFLLTREAIPAGGVVAVWGGKAVHKNELAGLSGLATPHRVHEDFYLVSPLHDDGVDSVHYIRQSAEPNCGFQGDITLVALRDIAVGEEITYHPAMKNPELAWARTEEAEIVRKRFNGNFPSYIQSKIETDPELKVYEPFKNGAWGLLTSIDLENCDAALIRDADAIKRYVLELCDLIEMKRFGETVVVHFGEDERVAGYSMFQLIETSCISAHFANESNTSYIDIFSCKGYDPKVAAEFTRNFFKGDAMRLTVTNRF from the coding sequence ATGAACCTAGAGATTAAAGAAACATCCAAAATCGTAAGTCGTTTTTCTTATTTGAGAAATTCCATCGAATTGAGTCAGACTAACGCCGGAGAAACCTTCCTCTTAACCAGGGAGGCGATTCCTGCCGGCGGAGTCGTCGCGGTATGGGGAGGCAAGGCGGTTCATAAGAACGAACTGGCCGGGCTTTCCGGACTGGCGACCCCTCATCGCGTGCACGAGGATTTTTACCTCGTGTCCCCCTTGCATGACGACGGAGTCGATTCCGTACATTACATCCGTCAAAGTGCGGAACCGAATTGCGGTTTCCAGGGAGATATCACCTTGGTAGCTCTCCGGGACATCGCGGTAGGCGAGGAAATCACTTACCATCCTGCGATGAAAAATCCGGAATTGGCATGGGCAAGAACGGAAGAGGCGGAGATCGTTAGAAAGAGATTCAACGGGAACTTCCCGTCTTACATCCAATCCAAGATCGAAACCGATCCGGAATTGAAAGTGTACGAACCTTTCAAAAACGGAGCATGGGGTCTTTTGACTTCCATCGATCTGGAAAATTGCGATGCGGCTCTGATCCGGGATGCGGACGCGATCAAACGTTACGTTTTGGAACTCTGCGATCTGATCGAAATGAAACGCTTCGGTGAAACCGTAGTGGTTCACTTCGGAGAGGATGAAAGGGTAGCCGGATACTCCATGTTCCAGCTTATCGAGACTTCCTGTATCTCTGCACATTTTGCGAACGAGAGCAACACTTCCTATATCGATATCTTTTCCTGCAAAGGGTACGATCCGAAAGTGGCAGCGGAATTCACTCGCAACTTCTTCAAAGGCGATGCGATGCGCCTTACAGTAACGAACCGCTTCTAA
- the speD gene encoding adenosylmethionine decarboxylase translates to MNALGKHVIAEFYECDYETINNHELVEDIMLKAADRSGATTIKSVFHRFSPFGVSGVVVVSESHFAIHTWPEYGYCAIDVFTCGDIIDNQAALEYLKERFGAKSISVVEMKRGLLQLGVGLPHKPIGN, encoded by the coding sequence ATGAACGCATTGGGAAAGCACGTAATTGCAGAGTTTTACGAGTGTGATTACGAGACCATCAACAATCACGAATTGGTAGAAGATATCATGTTGAAGGCAGCCGACCGATCCGGCGCCACTACGATTAAATCCGTGTTTCACCGATTTAGTCCTTTTGGCGTGAGTGGAGTGGTCGTCGTAAGCGAATCCCATTTCGCGATCCATACCTGGCCCGAATACGGTTATTGTGCCATAGACGTCTTCACGTGCGGAGACATCATCGATAACCAGGCTGCTCTGGAATATCTCAAGGAACGCTTCGGTGCGAAAAGCATCTCCGTAGTGGAAATGAAGCGTGGTTTGTTGCAACTAGGCGTAGGCCTACCACACAAACCAATTGGGAATTAA
- a CDS encoding DUF2505 family protein, with protein MKQYKVVQTFPVPLQDLLKAREDRYKYLDQFPELKNVELLEERKEGNKVFQKRKVKLADSLPKVLATLLSDPSLLENSVFDLSTNTHEFTIAPPGNDSIVTIKGFSIYKELNPGESERSYDVQVISGVFLMGSVIETVIEEIHRHSLEKDKNSISEFLKRGQNSGA; from the coding sequence ATGAAGCAATATAAAGTAGTGCAAACCTTCCCCGTTCCCCTCCAAGACCTGCTCAAAGCAAGGGAAGATCGTTACAAGTACCTGGATCAGTTTCCGGAATTGAAAAATGTGGAGCTTTTGGAGGAGAGAAAGGAGGGAAACAAGGTTTTCCAAAAGAGAAAAGTGAAGCTGGCGGATTCCCTGCCCAAAGTCCTGGCTACCTTGCTTTCCGATCCGTCCCTGTTGGAAAATTCCGTCTTCGATCTTTCCACAAACACGCACGAATTTACGATCGCCCCTCCGGGAAACGATTCCATCGTTACGATCAAGGGATTTTCCATCTACAAAGAGTTGAACCCGGGCGAATCGGAACGCAGTTACGACGTACAGGTGATTTCCGGAGTCTTCCTAATGGGAAGCGTGATCGAAACGGTGATCGAGGAAATTCACAGGCATTCCCTCGAAAAGGACAAGAATTCGATCTCCGAGTTCCTCAAAAGAGGCCAAAACTCGGGCGCCTAA
- the alr gene encoding alanine racemase has translation MNDRTWIELSQKAVTQNLNSFRSLLRPETLLSAVIKSNAYGHGLLEMAKLALNGGADLLAVNSLEEARELRNSFPSVRILIMGATPDLETRREEFSDPDFWTVVSRIDEGKLLASCSPRPKIHLKVDTGMGRLGTSGNRLESTLSSWKKENLPLEGVATHFASTEDVIEQRYSKEQIRKFSEAISEAKSLGYDDLVRHACASASTMLFPDAHYDLVRIGISLYGLWPSLQTRLSLHLTGRTKFQLRPVMQWKTKIVHIQDLDANTYVGYGSTYQTSAPTRIAVVPVGYYEGLDRKLSNNGVMLVKGKRAKILGRICMNMAMLDVTHISDPKIGDVVTILGSDGDEEVSADDHANWTNTINYETTTRISESVPKYIVD, from the coding sequence TTGAACGACAGAACCTGGATCGAACTTTCTCAAAAAGCAGTGACTCAAAACCTGAACAGTTTCCGTTCCCTCCTCCGACCGGAAACTCTTTTAAGCGCAGTCATCAAATCCAACGCATACGGGCACGGACTTTTAGAAATGGCGAAGCTTGCCTTAAACGGCGGGGCCGATTTGCTCGCGGTCAATTCCCTGGAGGAAGCAAGGGAATTGCGGAACTCCTTTCCTTCGGTGCGCATTCTCATCATGGGAGCCACCCCGGACCTGGAAACAAGAAGGGAAGAATTTTCCGATCCGGATTTTTGGACAGTGGTATCCCGGATAGACGAAGGGAAGTTACTGGCTTCCTGTTCTCCGCGTCCCAAGATCCACCTAAAGGTGGATACCGGTATGGGGAGACTCGGAACCTCCGGTAACAGACTGGAATCGACTCTTTCCTCTTGGAAAAAAGAAAATCTCCCATTGGAGGGAGTGGCCACCCATTTTGCCAGTACGGAGGACGTGATCGAGCAAAGGTATTCGAAGGAGCAAATCCGAAAATTTTCGGAAGCGATCTCCGAAGCCAAGTCCCTCGGCTATGACGATCTCGTCCGGCACGCCTGTGCATCTGCTTCCACCATGCTTTTTCCGGACGCACATTATGATCTTGTCCGGATCGGGATTTCCCTTTACGGCCTCTGGCCAAGTCTCCAAACCAGGTTATCCTTGCATTTGACCGGTAGAACCAAATTCCAACTGCGGCCGGTAATGCAATGGAAAACGAAAATCGTCCATATCCAGGATTTAGATGCCAACACGTACGTCGGCTACGGCTCTACCTATCAAACCAGCGCGCCGACTAGGATAGCGGTTGTCCCGGTCGGTTATTACGAAGGCTTGGACCGAAAACTTTCCAACAACGGCGTGATGTTGGTAAAAGGAAAAAGGGCGAAAATTCTAGGCAGGATCTGTATGAATATGGCGATGTTGGACGTGACCCATATCTCCGATCCTAAAATCGGCGATGTCGTGACGATTCTAGGATCGGACGGCGACGAGGAAGTCTCCGCCGACGACCACGCCAATTGGACTAATACGATCAATTATGAAACTACTACACGAATCAGCGAATCAGTACCAAAATACATCGTGGATTAA
- a CDS encoding lysophospholipid acyltransferase family protein — protein MNSVSQETIPINQVQPVRTTRFYNWLIDLVYKVRGVAFDSFEEYFPAGSSEEKLHAPYPSVLMANHVSEADIPALAAVYRHVWPKIKFAIPAREDMLGKGFLVNELRPKGIMKLILKMVDATMLIPKFMDYIGCVPIKRPFRDNARELLKKGELRDMVEQEWSFLSEKIAQGRTLFLFPEGTFNHDGYLNQIKKGIYFLRSKFKGLHFNSFTFTYDYFSSKKAELHIGYGDLFPIPEEAGADEVAGIVREKLGKGYAVTTGNLASYLLLKCEGKAKESKAKLLGALKALAETIRAKHPEIYISRRFFEDGLTAAFDSFLHKSKEKGYLKLDGEYVVFDEKLFHPPKEIHNLKKKNLILYHRNQLTFHLPKLEAAWSGLQTV, from the coding sequence ATGAACTCCGTTTCCCAAGAAACCATCCCTATCAATCAAGTGCAGCCGGTCCGTACCACCAGATTTTACAATTGGCTGATCGACCTAGTATACAAGGTCCGCGGGGTCGCTTTCGACTCTTTCGAGGAATACTTTCCGGCGGGCAGCTCGGAAGAAAAACTGCACGCACCCTACCCCTCCGTGCTCATGGCGAACCACGTCTCGGAAGCGGATATACCGGCACTCGCCGCAGTATACCGTCACGTTTGGCCTAAGATCAAATTCGCGATTCCGGCCCGGGAGGATATGCTCGGAAAAGGGTTTTTAGTGAACGAACTGAGGCCTAAGGGAATCATGAAGCTGATCCTTAAGATGGTGGATGCGACCATGTTGATCCCTAAGTTCATGGATTATATCGGCTGCGTCCCGATCAAACGGCCGTTCCGGGATAACGCGAGAGAGCTCCTGAAAAAAGGGGAACTGAGGGACATGGTGGAACAGGAATGGAGTTTTCTTTCCGAAAAAATCGCTCAGGGACGCACGTTGTTCTTATTTCCGGAAGGAACGTTTAATCATGACGGTTATTTGAATCAGATCAAGAAAGGAATCTATTTCCTCCGGTCCAAGTTCAAAGGACTTCATTTCAATTCCTTTACTTTTACATACGATTATTTCTCGTCCAAAAAGGCCGAGCTCCATATCGGTTACGGAGATCTTTTCCCGATTCCGGAAGAGGCCGGCGCGGACGAGGTGGCCGGAATCGTCCGGGAAAAACTGGGCAAAGGATATGCGGTCACTACGGGGAATTTGGCCTCTTACCTGCTATTGAAGTGCGAAGGCAAGGCCAAGGAGAGCAAGGCTAAATTGCTCGGTGCGTTGAAGGCACTCGCGGAGACGATCCGGGCCAAACACCCGGAAATCTATATTTCCAGGAGATTCTTCGAGGACGGTTTGACCGCGGCTTTCGATTCCTTTCTTCATAAGTCCAAAGAAAAAGGATACCTGAAATTGGACGGGGAGTACGTCGTCTTTGACGAAAAACTATTCCATCCTCCTAAAGAAATCCATAATTTAAAGAAAAAGAATCTGATTCTTTATCATAGAAACCAGCTTACGTTCCACCTACCGAAATTGGAAGCGGCCTGGTCCGGTCTTCAAACCGTCTAA
- a CDS encoding LIC_20245 family lipoprotein, giving the protein MNRRILFLTLIAFCVPALVYLGFFWIPAEAKKEDSVLQGGLSRRTVSSGEGSLFDRSSDFMRFAEPTEEIEHDDTTAKEGTSSESDRKEEERAKLLEQSYERFKPLAARFPNNRMIPKRLSQEETAKRREEEIRYDSIQSDLLEKREVLKEDLSFYLDQKLKRSDDMLEILKYGLESAQKSVPSATEPNAEYLKIVRERIENIEKNRSEVLSAKKNLEDP; this is encoded by the coding sequence ATGAATCGACGTATTCTTTTTCTAACTCTGATCGCTTTCTGTGTTCCGGCTCTCGTCTATCTCGGTTTTTTCTGGATTCCTGCCGAAGCCAAAAAGGAAGATTCCGTCCTGCAAGGAGGTCTTTCCCGACGAACCGTGTCTTCCGGAGAAGGTTCTCTCTTCGATCGATCTTCCGACTTCATGCGCTTCGCAGAACCGACGGAGGAAATCGAACATGACGATACCACTGCAAAGGAAGGAACTTCCTCGGAATCCGACCGGAAAGAGGAAGAAAGGGCGAAATTGCTCGAGCAATCTTACGAAAGATTCAAACCTTTGGCGGCTCGTTTTCCGAACAATCGCATGATACCGAAAAGACTGTCGCAGGAAGAGACTGCAAAACGTCGAGAAGAGGAGATTCGATATGATTCCATCCAGAGCGATTTGTTGGAAAAAAGGGAAGTCTTAAAGGAAGATTTGAGCTTTTATCTCGACCAGAAGTTAAAGCGCTCGGACGATATGCTGGAGATTCTGAAATACGGCTTGGAATCGGCTCAAAAATCCGTACCGAGCGCGACGGAACCGAATGCGGAATATCTCAAGATTGTCCGGGAGCGTATCGAGAATATCGAAAAGAATCGATCGGAGGTCCTATCTGCGAAGAAGAATCTCGAGGACCCTTAA